The Acinonyx jubatus isolate Ajub_Pintada_27869175 chromosome B3, VMU_Ajub_asm_v1.0, whole genome shotgun sequence genomic interval ATTCCCATCTTGCTGGGGCCCCACCCACTGCCCATGGGATGATTTTATCCAGACATTTCTGACCCACGTCTTATAGAACCCTCGCTTTCCTAAACTGATAGAGTTTGAACTAGAGGAAATTGAATTACCTGGGCTAACTCCCACCACCATCTCTCTCTGGGGGCACTAATCAGCCCTCAGAACCTTCAGGGCTGTGTATTTTGGGCTACTCTTAGGAGGTCTAGCCTGTACTTCTCTTTGGCAGGTCCCTGAGAAACTTATCCCACCATTTCAAGATCACCTGAAACTCATGGTCATTGTGACCTAGATCATCCTCCTGTCAAACATCATCAGGCTCCCCGTAAAGTGGTAAAGGGAATACCAGGATTCAAAGTGACACCTGTGAAACAGCCCAGCCTGTACACCAGCttcatttcaatttcaaattctGTAGAGCCCAGTAGGCCAGAACCATAGGGTCAGTGTCCTCTCGTGGAAATTGAAATTCTTGACTTGGCACTGGAAAAGAAGGATCAGAGAATTTCATGGTCTGTGTCATGAGCTTGAACTGACCACCATCAGCAGAATAGAGCAACGAGAGGAAGAGCAGATAAAGGATCAGGCCACTGTCTACACAATCTTGTTTATTGTCTTGGGAGCTCCATCTCAGCCTTGACTTTTCTCTTCCTACCTAGGGCTACCTGGATGCTGGTCCATGTGGTATAACATCTTACCTAGGTGCCATCACCATCTTGTAGGCCCTACCCAATGATGCAGCTGCACTACAAATTAGGGCATCATGAAGCCCTCTTTAAGCCTTGGGACTCGAGGTCGTAGGATCTTCTCTAAGCGCCCCCTGGACTTCTGACAGACATATGGGCATACTTTAGTATCATAGCTCAGAACAATGACACAGTTTTCTGGGGTGTGATTCCCTGAGCAAACAGGGCCTGTCTTCCGACATCAAGGCAAAGCCACCAGCAGACTGATCAAGCAATTCGTGAAAGACCTTTTCTGGTCTTCTTGGTTTCCTGGAAAGGATGATCTCAGATCCCTCTTCATACACCGTATGTTTGTTATCTTTTAGGTCAGTGGTTTTTAAAGGACTTTCCTTGGAGTCCCATTTAGGGGGTTCTAGAAGATGAAGCAAGAGGAACTTcagcccccccatccccacccccacttttttgGTTTCAGTCAGAGCAGTTGTCTCTTACATTTTGAGCTTCATCCTAATGTTTTTGTTAGAACAGCATATTCCACagctttttctaaaagaaaaaaaagaaagaaaccagtgaTCTGTTCCAAAAGCACTCTTCTGTGGCTAACACTCCCAGAAGTGAAGCACACTCATCAGATTGTACTCTCACCACAGAAGGCCAGCGCTTCCTCTAGGATTCCAGCCACAGTACACTGTATATCCCTTCCCCCTTGGGATCAATGGGCAGCAACCCTCTGAAAAGGGGGCAGGATTCTGCTGAAACATGCTCTGCCTGTCCCATGTAAAccacagcccccaccctccacacagacacagaattgATAGACCCCTTAGACTCCCAGGACAGCCTAGGCTGAACCCCATACCATCCAGGTAAAATGTGGACACACAGATAACCCTGCTGGAGATTCACTCCACTGCTAACTTCAGGGAGtctattcttccttttcattgccaCCCAGGCTTCAGTCTATGACTCTCACCAGCATTGTCTCCCTTGCACTCAGGACCCAGGGATCCCCAGTGGCCTAGCCAAACTTGTCAAGGAGTAAAGGAGTGTGGGATGGGTTTTCTTGGGCTCTAGGATCTGAAGGTGAAGCCTGAAGGCAGAATCTCACCCATTCCTTCGCTGTCAATGTATGTTGCCTACATGAAGCCGCATCCTATTGCAGAGATTTTTGTTGGTGCAGAAAGGACAGGGCTTTGACAGTAGGCCCTGTGGGCTGGGCCCCTCTACCCTGGGCTCCTGGACGGTGCTGCTGAGACCTGACTTGCTAGATGTGCAGATGAGCCCTGGTTTCCAGCCCCAGCTCCAAGGAACACACGCAAAGTTTGCAGTCCCTTTCCTGGCATCTCTACTCCCAGAGGAAGAGTGAAGACAGGGAGGGATATGACTTGTTCTCAGGTGGCCATCCAAGTTCTACAGGCAGAAAGAACTGTTCTTCTTAGCATGGACACCTGAGGAAGGATCAGGGCAAGAGAATCAGGGAAGGCAGAAAGGAGGCAATGGGGCTCAATGAGGGCCTTGGAAGCTCAACGAGGGAATAAGTTGGTTGAGCTGGGAGTTAAGGAAAGGGTCAAGGGTTTGGCAAGTGTAGGGGGGAAATGCTAATGTTGGAGACTCAGGAACCCAAGCTTCCTGCTCTCTTTCAACCTTTGGGCACCCGAGTTGAGTTTGGTGCCAGACTTGGAGATTCATCATTCCAGTGTTCAATATCTGGGGATGAGGTAGTACAATGAGACAAAGGCTTTctgtgctgtttttgttttgttttgttttttgttttttgcccagAACCCTCCCTGGTTTGCACAGGAAGGGGCATTGATAGCACTGCCATCAGGCTGACTAGCAAAGGTGAACTTCTCTTCTCCGAATCCAGTCTGAATACAAAGGCCTTCTTTGAGGATCCCCTCCCTGAATAAGGCTGAAATGGTCCAAAATAGCCTTTCTTGGACTCTAACAACAGAAAGGCCAAACATATAAAAGATGTATATAGGGCTCTACCAAACCAAAGAGATCAACCAAATCACTTTCCACAAGAGCAGCAAGcagtctttcttgttttttctcaCGACGTGAGTTTTCATGGTGTATTTGGGTTAAGTTCTTTTCCTCTAGATCTGTCTATAGATCATCCTTCCCCTCAAAGAAACCCAACCTTGTAGCCCCAGGGCATTCTCACTCCCTATACCTCTTCCCAGTGCTGGGCCCTGGTGAACTACCTTCTTAAACTCCTCTGGCTACTCTGGGGAGTCCAAGAGGACTTAGGGTCTCCAGGTCACTCCTGGATTTGTCCCCAGAGGACCGAAAGCTGTTTGTGGGAATGCTGGGGAAGCAGCAGGGTGAGGAGGACGTCAGGCGCCTGTTCCAGCCCTTTGGCCATATCGAGGAGTGCACCGTCTTGCGGAGCCCTGATGGTACCAGTAAAGGTGACTTGAGCTGACCCTGGGATTTCCTGCCTCATTCTGGGCCGCATGACCCTTTGGCCCCTGTGGCCTGAGCCACCAATCCTTCTATTCTGCCCCAGGCTGTGCCTTTGTGAAGTTCGGGAGTCAGGGGGAAGCTCAGGCAGCTATCCAGAGTCTGCATGGCAGCCGGACCATGGCGGTGAGGGCGGGCACCCGGGGCCCTGGGTGaggccagtgggggtggggacgggctTCTCCCCACATGCGATCGGTGCCCCCAACAAAAGGCCTAATGGGCAAAGCGCTTGGCCTAGGGCCGGGGCTGGGGTCTGGACTGGTCACGGCGGCCTCCCCTGCCCTACCCAGGGAGCCTCGTCCAGCCTCGTGGTCAAGCTGGCGGACACGGACAGGGAGCGCGCGCTGCGGCGGATGCAGCAGATGGCGGGCCAGCTGGGCGCCTTCCACCCGGCACCGCTGCCTCTGGGGGCGTGTGGAGCCTACACCACCGCGGTATGTGCCTAGCCCCGGAGGTCACGGAAGGGCGGGTGGGCGGCTGGACCAGGCTGGAGGTCGGGAGCCAGGGCAGCTGCCCGCCGCTGGGTCCTCCACACCCGCCCTTCTTCCCTCCCAAAGATCCTGCAGCACCAGGCGGCCCTGCTGGCGGCGGCACAGGGCCCGGGCCTAGGCCCCGTGGCCGCAGTGGCGGCCCAGATGCAGCACGTGGCGGCCTTCAGCCTGGTAGCCGCGCCGCTGTTGCCCGCGGCAGGTACTGCGcgcaggggcggggcggaggcTGGGATCCGGCCCCGCAGGGCTGTGGCCTGACTCTCCGACCTCCTCGCCTCCAGCAGCCAGTTCCCCGCCGGGCGGCGGCCCTGGCTCGCTTCCCGGTCTGCCAGCACCCATCGGGGTTAATGGATTCGGCCCCCTGACTCCCCAGACCAACGGGCAGCCGGGCTCTGACACTCTCTACAATAACGGGCTCTCCCCTTACCCAGGTGGGCCCTCCGCTCCGCCCAAATCTCCCGGAAAAGGAGTGGGGTGCGGGGAGCCGGGGGTAGGGGGGAGCAACCGCCCTGGGAAGGGactcctccttccctgctgccTATCACAacatccctccacctccccacccgCCCACCTTCACCGTGGGCCTCGcgcccctctctccccagcccagagccctggcGTGGCTGACCCCCTGCAGCAGGCCTACGCTGGGATGCACCACTACGCAGGTTTCACTTGGCGCTACGCGGCCTGGGGGGGTTTGAAGGGCCCCAGAAAGGAATAGGGAaacttggggagggggagggcggggggggggaggctctCTCCTGAGGAGTcaaccctcccatccccccatccctggGCCCAGAACAACCCCTCTAGGGGTAGGGTTACCTGAACTGGGCTGAATTGGTCAAAGATGGCCAGGCAGATGGGGCCATGCTTGGGGGATGGCTTCTGGGGGTCACTGCCCACTCCCACTTCTGTCTCCAGCAGCCTATCCATCGGCTTATGCCCCAGTGAGCACAGCTTTTCCCCAGCAGTCTTCAGCCCTGCCCCAGCAGCAAAGAGAAGGTGAGAGACAGGGGGCTGGAGATCAGGGTGCGGTGGGGCTGGACTCAGGGTCCCTCCCCTGAACCAGCGTGCTGCTGTTCCTGCAGGCCCCGAAGGCTGTAACCTCTTCATCTATCACCTGCCTCAGGAGTTTGGTGATGCAGAACTCATACAAACATTCCTGCCCTTTGGAGCTGTTGTCTCTGCCAAAGTCTTTGTGGACCGAGCCACCAACCAGAGCAAATGTTTCGGTGAGCTGAGCCCCATCCATGGGCGTCTCCCACTCATAACTTCGAGATTCAGTGCAGACCCTAGGCTTATCCCTCCATAAGTCAATGACTCCCAGAGAATCATATGGCACAAAAGCAGGCTCACATACCAGTAAGCCTCACAGTAGTAAGCTCAGACCAGAACAAGGCCATTTCAAGTTCACCTGAGAAAGTCAGGTGTCTGGAAGATGTTCGACCAGGTCAGGCTTTAGAGTCTAGCAGGGCAGGAAGAATATAGTCTGGGGCCAGAGatcccctccagccccagctaCAGTTTAGAGGACTAGAATGGGAGCGGTAGAGGCAGAGAATTAACCCATGTCAGGGAAAGACAAGGAAACCCCCCAAGCCGCACACTCCCCATTGCCAACACACTCAGAATTTCTTCCTGTCCTTCCAAGAATTATACCTTTAGGAAACTTAGGCCACTTGCCTATGTAAGTATGAGTGTGTATCCATGTGTGCATAAGCACATGCAAACAATGGAGGGTGGGGGGTATATGTTTTGATGGGACTGGCcggaggggacagggacagacgGGGCTTGTCAGAGAGAAGGGACCCTGCCAGGCAGAGTTCCCAGCTGACCTCTCTGCCCACGCCCCCGCTCCCGCTCCCCAGGGTTTGTTAGCTTTGACAATCCAACCAGTGCCCAGACAGCTATTCAGGCCATGAATGGCTTTCAAATTGGCATGAAGAGGCTCAAAGTCCAGCTAAAGAGGCCCAAGGATGCCAATCGGCCTTACTGATCTTCTCTCACTGACCAGCCACAGAAAGGTGAGTCCTTGGTGGACCCCAGGCAGATGGGGCCTGAGTGATGGAGGCCCTGTCCGCTTTGATGTTCCTTTTGAGATGTCAGGAGCACCCACCTCTGAAAGAGTCTGGGAGAGAAGAGCCAGAAGCGAAGGAGGAATCCTCAGCTGGAGACTTTGATGTTTCTCCAAGGATGGAGATGAATTAGACAACTTCCTGTTTCCATAATCTGGGAGAGACAGTTATGGCAAGATCTAACCATTAGATTAGTAGAACTACCATTAGTAGTTCTACTGCAGGGAGAGCCACAGGGGGCCATGGGAGTAGAGAAGTTGTAtgcggggagggcagggcaggtggaGGATGAGACTAGAAAAGTTGTGAAGGGTCACAAGTTTGGACACTGGGGAGTTAAGCAAAGAAGGGATAAGATGCAGGAGAGTGGGATAATGGCAGAGAACATGGAGATGAGGAGAGAAGCAGATAAGCTAAAGAAGCAGGATCCACAGGGCCTGGTGGGTGATGGGGAGAGAGATGACAAGCCCCTTAGGTTTCTGGCAGGGCCAGCTGCCTGCGCCTTCCAGAGACTTGCTGTCTCAGAAGGTCCATGTGGCCCTGCCTCACTTGCGCTATCCCAGGGAGCTCTTTGGAGAGGGTGTGGGGCTGGAGTCATCTTCCCAGGAGGATCCAAGGGCACTTCAGTGGATCAGGTTGCTGCCTTGAGCCTGGGGCAGCTCTACCCCTGGGAAAAGAGGTCCACTCACTCACCTGAGACGTCACTGCTGGGGCAGGCGGCTCCCTCCTGTCTTGCCCTCCAGAGTGATTTTTgcctctttatattttctttttcctctctccttatCAACCAATACCCAACAACAGAAACTGAagagtgagaagaaaggaaaggaaaagcacagAAATGCTTGAGCAGCCCTTCCCGAAGGAGCAGCCATGAATGGAGGTGGATCGGACCCAAGGCTGGCGCCTGGGGCTCAGGCCACGTTAAGGATTGTTTTCATCAAGTGGGTTGTCCTGTGCCTGTGGCATAGAGTGCAGGCTGGCAAGGCAGCTGGGGCTGGCTGAGGATTGACTGTCTAGGGGAACCAGCAGAGGGCCTTGGGGGTGCCAAGGGCTTCTCCGCAAGGGAAGCCCAGATTTACTTCTTTCAAAATCATATCATTCCTTAGAGTTTAGGGACCAAAGgactattgcttttttttaaagaatatatatatctatataaattaaaacaaagaaacaaaaaaaaacaaaaacaaaaacaaaacaaaagaaaaaaacacaagagaaacaaaaagacagtATAGAGTCTCATACAAGCTGCCTTTAAATATCCCTAGGAGACAGGGTGAAGGAGACCCTTGAAAGCCTcagcccaggcagagggaggctgTGGAAAGATTGTTCTGTGTCTCATTCCCTCTTaaattgtccccccccccccaccttgcctttttaaaataatcaaggaCTTAAGGTCTAGCTCCCATGCAGGTAACAAAAAGAGTTATAGAAGCAGGGAACCCATAATCCCCAAACTCAGAGAGCATCTCTGAAGAGCTCCAGGAGGAGCTCTGGCCTGTCCTGGCCTTTGCCACCCTGAGAGGCCCTCTAGCCAGCAGGAGTGTCTTTCTTGAAGGCCTTTCCTGTGGAACCACTGCTTCCccagacaggaagagagggagtttTAACCACCCCAgcctttcccttccccatccAGATAGACAGAGGCCCTGCCTTTGGCTGAGCCGAGACACCTCCTGTTTCCCCTCACCTTAAGTCAGCCCCAGTGTCCCCTTGTTCCAGGCCACCTTCTGTCTCCAAGTCTATGTTTGCCCACCTGTAAAGTAGATTCAGGATATATGTAGAGGGCTGTGACAACAGACTTGGAAGGTTTGCTACTGTATATACTGCCATTGAGAAGGGGATAATTTTCAATATGTAGAAGCTTCAGAATTTAGAGGTCCCTCTTTACCCAGGACCTGGGAGGGAAGTAGATGTTTTGCCAAAATACttcttcattcctttaaaaagtaCATCTTTCCTATGCAAGAGTGTCTCACATGTGCTTATCCAAGGTGCTTCTAGATGGTGAGCAGTGTTCAGCTTAGAAGTGgtgtgtgctctgtctgtctgtctttgtctaTCTGTTGTATTCAGTGGGTGCCATATAAAGCTGATCAACGGTGGTGCTTTCTGCCTGCTTCTGTGAGATGGGCAAAAGATTCAGCCTAGAACACCATGACTCACCTTGCCTTGGTCAGCCTGTCCTGGGCCTGCAGGGCCTTGCACATATTTTTCCCAGGAGGATCATTTCCCCTCCACCTCATAGACATGGGACAAACTGGTCTGGGGCCCCAGCCGTGTGGTGGGCCC includes:
- the CELF6 gene encoding CUGBP Elav-like family member 6 isoform X2, translating into MAAAPGGSAPPAGPGPRLGFSTADSGVGMSGLNPGPAVPMKDHDAIKLFVGQIPRGLDEQDLKPLFEEFGRIYELTVLKDRLTGLHKGCAFLTYCARDSALKAQSALHEQKTLPGMNRPIQVKPAASEGRGEDRKLFVGMLGKQQGEEDVRRLFQPFGHIEECTVLRSPDGTSKGCAFVKFGSQGEAQAAIQSLHGSRTMAGASSSLVVKLADTDRERALRRMQQMAGQLGAFHPAPLPLGACGAYTTAILQHQAALLAAAQGPGLGPVAAVAAQMQHVAAFSLVAAPLLPAAASSPPGGGPGSLPGLPAPIGVNGFGPLTPQTNGQPGSDTLYNNGLSPYPAQSPGVADPLQQAYAGMHHYAAAYPSAYAPVSTAFPQQSSALPQQQREGPEGCNLFIYHLPQEFGDAELIQTFLPFGAVVSAKVFVDRATNQSKCFGFVSFDNPTSAQTAIQAMNGFQIGMKRLKVQLKRPKDANRPY
- the CELF6 gene encoding CUGBP Elav-like family member 6 isoform X1, which produces MAAAPGGSAPPAGPGPRLGFSTADSGVGMSGLNPGPAVPMKDHDAIKLFVGQIPRGLDEQDLKPLFEEFGRIYELTVLKDRLTGLHKGCAFLTYCARDSALKAQSALHEQKTLPGMNRPIQVKPAASEGRGEDRKLFVGMLGKQQGEEDVRRLFQPFGHIEECTVLRSPDGTSKGCAFVKFGSQGEAQAAIQSLHGSRTMAGASSSLVVKLADTDRERALRRMQQMAGQLGAFHPAPLPLGACGAYTTAILQHQAALLAAAQGPGLGPVAAVAAQMQHVAAFSLVAAPLLPAAAASSPPGGGPGSLPGLPAPIGVNGFGPLTPQTNGQPGSDTLYNNGLSPYPAQSPGVADPLQQAYAGMHHYAAAYPSAYAPVSTAFPQQSSALPQQQREGPEGCNLFIYHLPQEFGDAELIQTFLPFGAVVSAKVFVDRATNQSKCFGFVSFDNPTSAQTAIQAMNGFQIGMKRLKVQLKRPKDANRPY